From a region of the Panicum virgatum strain AP13 chromosome 2K, P.virgatum_v5, whole genome shotgun sequence genome:
- the LOC120694412 gene encoding nuclear transcription factor Y subunit B-10-like, with the protein MPDSDNESGGPSNAEFSSPREQDRFLPIANVSRIMKKALPANAKISKDAKETVQECVSEFISFITGEASDKCQREKRKTINGDDLLWAMTTLGFEDYIEPLKLYLHKFRELEGEKVASGAAGSSGSASQPQRETTPSAHNGAAGAVGYGMYGAGAGAGGGSGMIMMMGQPMYGSPPGASGYPQPPHHHMVMGAKGGAYGHGGGSSPSLSGLGRQDRL; encoded by the coding sequence ATGCCGGACTCCGACAACGAGTCCGGCGGGCCGAGCAACGCGGAGTTCTCGTCGCCGCGGGAGCAGGACCGGTTCCTGCCGATCGCGAACGTGAGCCGGATCATGAAGAAGGCGCTCCCGGCGAACGCCAAGATCTCCAAGGACGCCAAGGAGACGGTGCAGGAGTGCGTCTCCgagttcatctccttcatcacCGGCGAGGCCTCCGACAAGTGCCAGCGCGAGAAGCGCAAGACCATCAACGGCGACGACCTCCTCTGGGCCATGACCACGCTCGGCTTCGAGGACTACATCGAGCCACTCAAGCTCTACCTCCACAAGTTCCGCGAGCTCGAGGGCGAGAAGGTGGCCTCCGGCGCCGCGGGCTCCTCCGGCTCCGCCTCGCAGCCCCAGAGAGAGACAACGCCGTCCGCGCACAatggcgccgccggggccgtcGGCTACGGCATgtacggcgccggcgccggggccggcggAGGCAGCGGCATGATCATGATGATGGGGCAGCCGATGTACGGCTCCCCACCGGGCGCGTCGGGGTACCCGCAGCCCCCGCACCACCACATGGTGATGGGCGCTAAAGGTGGCGCctacggccacggcggcggctcgtCGCCATCGCTGTCGGGGCTCGGCAGGCAGGACAGGCTATGA
- the LOC120694419 gene encoding probable carboxylesterase 18 has product MAAPDPPPRPGKPPLPWRARLLVGAASALHAASLRGDGTVNRFLLSIFDRHAPPTPAPVAGVASTDHAVSDHLRVRLFTPTTTAGDDDGKQRPVPVVVYFHGGGFVFHSAATAQYDELCRRLASGIPAVIASVDYRLAPEHRFLAPYDDGEAALRWVLAGAGGALPSPPAAVFVAGDSAGGNVAHHVAARLPARVAGLVALQPFFGGEAPTESELRLRDAPFGAPGRLAWLWRAFLPPGATRDHEAANVPGAIRRDADAGDGRWQAFPPAVVCVGGWDAHQDRQRAYAGALRAAGAEEVAVAEYPDAIHAFYLLGELADSRKLVGDVAEFVNRRAEQLEKRALDQARD; this is encoded by the coding sequence ATGGCcgcgccggatccgccgccgcggcccgggaAGCCCCCGCTGCCATGGCGCGCGCGGCTGCTCGTGGGTGCCGCCTCCGCCCTGCACGCGGCCTCGCTCCGCGGCGACGGCACCGTGAACCGGTTCCTTCTCTCCATCTTCGACCGCCATGCGCCGCCCACCCCGGcccccgtcgccggcgtggcATCCACGGACCACGCCGTCTCCGACCACCTGCGCGTTCGCCTCTTCACCCCCACGACTACCGCAGGAGATGACGACGGCAAGCAGCGCCCGGTCCCCGTGGTCGTGTacttccacggcggcggcttcgtGTTCCActccgcggcgacggcgcagtACGACGAGCtgtgccgccgcctcgcctcggGCATCCCAGCCGTCATCGCCTCCGTCGACTACCGCCTCGCGCCGGAGCACCGTTTCCTGGCGCCCtacgacgacggcgaggcggcccTCCGGTGGGtcctcgccggcgcgggcggcgcgctcCCGTCTCCCCCCGCGGCCGTCTTCGTGGCCGGGGACAGCGCCGGCGGCAACGTCGCCCACCACGTCGCCGCGCGCCTCCCGGCACGCGTCGCGGGCCTCGTGGCCCTGCAGCCGTTcttcggcggcgaggcgccgaCGGAGTCCGAGCTGCGGCTCCGCGACGCGCCGTTCGGGGCGCCCGGGCGGCTGGCGTGGCTGTGGCGCGCGTTCCTTCCCCCCGGCGCGACGCGGGACCACGAGGCCGCCAACGTGCCGGGCGCCATCCGGCGCGACGCCGACGCGGGGGACGGGCGGTGGCAAGCGTTCCCGCCGGCCGTGGTGTGCGTCGGCGGGTGGGACGCGCACCAGGACAGGCAGCGAGCGTACGCGGGCGCGCTgcgcgccgcgggcgccgaGGAGGTCGCCGTGGCGGAGTACCCGGACGCCATCCACGCCTTCTACCTGCTCGGGGAGCTCGCGGACAGCAGGAAGCTGGTGGGCGACGTCGCGGAGTTCGTGAACCGGCGCGCGGAGCAGCTGGAGAAACGCGCGCTAGATCAAGCGAGAGACTAG
- the LOC120694427 gene encoding protein PYRICULARIA ORYZAE RESISTANCE 21-like produces MADKISTVVLKVDLECERCYKKIRRVLCKIQDDMNIKTISFDEKSNAVTISGPFDAEKVCKKLCCKAGRVIKDMEIKGKEKDAKAKDGGGDKAKAAGKPAEKEAGKPEKAKEGKEGAKAEKKEEKKEGKGDKEAKGDKAEKGGKDEKAEAKKVKFDLADAPPAGDAKPGKAMAMPPKADLGPLLEKMMAAKAGAEPPPAMVPGAAQGVTVPSIWPAPAGSVAGYGYNPGYDAPSYYGGGGYGAYGCGCGGYNGYCRCGKPAAPGGYYGVPVYDNQGWYYGGGGGARQPYYGQQQPCCEDPNAGCSVM; encoded by the exons ATGGCGGACAAG ATCTCCACGGTCGTCCTCAAGGTTGACCTTGAATGCGAGAGATGCTACAAGAAGATTAGAAGAGTCCTCTGCAAGATCCAAG ACGACATGAACATCAAGACGATCTCGTTCGATGAGAAGAGCAATGCCGTGACGATCTCCGGGCCGTTCGACGCCGAGAAGGTCTGCAAGAAGCTCTGCTGCAAGGCCGGCCGGGTCATCAAGGATATGGAAATCAAAGGCAAGGAGAAGGATGCCAAGgccaaggacggcggcggcgacaaggCGAAGGCCGCCGGCAAACCGGCCGAGAAGGAAGCCGGCAAGCCGGAGAAGGCCAAGGAAGGCAAGGAGGGCGCCAAGGccgagaagaaggaggagaagaaggagggcAAGGGCGACAAGGAGGCGAAGGGAGACAAGGCGGAGAAAGGCGGCAAGGACGAGAAGGCGGAGGCCAAGAAGGTCAAGTTCGACCTCGCCGACGCGCCCCCCGCCGGGGACGCGAAGCCCGGCAAGGCCATGGCAATGCCTCCCAAGGCCGACCTCGGGCCGCTCCTGGAGAAGATGATGGCGGCCAAGGCCggggccgagccgccgccggcgatggtGCCTGGCGCCGCGCAGGGCGTGACCGTGCCGTCCATCTGGCCCGCGCCGGCCGGGTCCGTCGCCGGCTACGGCTACAACCCAGGCTACGACGCGCCGTCgtactacggcggcggcggctacggcgcctacggctgcggctgcggcgggtACAACGGGTACTGCCGGTGCGGCAAGCCGGCCGCGCCCGGCGGGTACTACGGCGTGCCGGTGTACGACAACCAGGGGTGgtactacggcggcggcggcggcgcccggcagcCGTACTACGGGCAGCAGCAGCCGTGCTGCGAGGACCCCAACGCCGGCTGCAGCGTCATGTGA